In the Candidatus Eisenbacteria bacterium genome, AGCATGAATCCCACGATGAGGAAGGTTCCCAGCGCGACCTCGCCGAGCGTGTAGGCCGCGCCGATCGCGAGTCCCTCGCCCAGATTGTGGATCCCGATCCCGATCGCGATGAGGATCGCGAGCCCCATCCCGGAAACCGCGCCGCCCGTTCCCCATCGAGGAGCCGCGGAGAGCGCGCGGCCGACCGCGGTGAGGGCGAGAAACGCGCCGATCACGCCGAGCGCCACGAGCATGAGCCCGTTCACGAACTCGGGCACGCGTTCGAGGATCTCGAGGGACTCTTCCAGGGTGTCGATCCCCAGGAACACGAGGAGCCCGATCGTGAGGGAGATCCAGAAGTCCATCCACCGGGCCGGCATCGCGCGCAGGAAGGGAAGCCAGAGGAGCCCGAGGAAGACCGGGATCACGCCCACGAGGATTCCGAGGACCGCGAAGACGAGCACCGAGCGCCCGTCCGGACGCGGCGTCGCGGTGGCGATGTCGACCTCGCGCGTGTGCCGCACTCCGGTGCCGCTGATCACGGAGAGCACGTAGGGCTCGCCCTCGAGCCAGTCGTAGGGAATCGAGATCGTGGCCGTGCCGAGGCGATCGATCGCACGGCCCGGCGCGATCGAGAAGTCCCAGATGGCGTCGTTCACGAGGATCTGTCCCACGGACATCGGGCCCGGGCCCTCGTTCCGAACGCGCAGCACGATTTCCTGGGGCCGGAACACCACGCGCTCGATCGCGAGCTTCTCGATCGGAGGCTGTCCGAGTCCCAGCCACGAGGTCCCCGACGTCAGGAACCACCACGTCACCGCGCCGATCAGGACGAGAGGCGCGATTCCCGCGAGGAGGATCCGTCCCGTGCCGGGACGGCGCTCCGGGGAGGGCGTGGTCGCCGGCGCGCGGCTAGGGGAGGTTGGCGCTTCGGGGCTCATCGGATTTCACGTCGAACTGGCCCAGCCAGCCCAGCTCCGCGAACTCGTTCTGGTGCGCGTGGAACAGGTAGCGCCCGGGATACGGGTAGGTGAACTCGAGAATGGCCCGTTCCGCCTGGCCCATCGTGATCACGTCGGTGTAGAGGCTCGGCGTGAGGGACGTGCCGGTGGGATACACGTGGAAGAAGGTGGCGTGCGTGTGCATCGAGTTCACCAGGTCCAGCTCGGTCATGTTCACGAGATAGAGCCGCTGCAGCTCGCCCTGCTTCACGGGAATCGGGTGGTCGCGAAAGAACACGTTCGCGTACCCGTTCACCGTGTAGAACTCGTTGTCCTCGCCGTTCAGGTCGGTGTCGAAGCCGTTCATCACCATGACCATCTCGCGGGCCGGAGGGCGCGGCGTCTTGGGATCGATCAGGAAGACCCCGTAGAGCCCGCGCATCAGGTGCATCTTCACGGGCATCGTGTGGCAGTGGTAGAGGTGGAGCCCGAAGGGCTCCGCGCGGAACTCGTAGAGGAACGTCCCGCCCGGCACGATCTGCTCGAAGACCCCGTCCATGTTCGAACGGTGGATGCCGTGGAAGTGCATCGAGTGCGGCATGGAGCCCTTGTTCGTGAACGTGATCCGGATGGAGTCCCCTTCCGTGCAGCGGATGGACGGGCCGGGGATCGCACCGTTGAAGGTCCACGCGGGGAAGCGCACGCCGGGAGCGACCTCCACCTCGACGTGCCGCGCCTCGATCACGTACTCGCGAAGGCTCGTGCCGTCCCGGAGCTTCGTGACCTTCCCGTGGTCGAACTCGGTGAGGGCGCGGATCGCGTGGTCGCGCGCCGCCTGGGCCAGGGGCCCGGCGTCGTACGACGGCGGGTCCGGCACGGGACGCTGCGCGATGAGGCGCGAGGGCCCCAGGAGGAAGGCGGCCGCCGCGGCGGCCGCGATCAGGAGGACGAGGAGCCCGGCGCGGGCTCGCGAAGTCATGCGCCGGTCACGGTGGCGGGCGTTACCGGCCCGCGACCACGAGCTTGCCGCCCATTCCCGGATGCGTGCAGCAGGTGTAGGCGAACTCTCCGGAGCGGGGGATCGTGACGGTCACCTCGCGCCGCTCCCCCGGGAGGAGCTCCCGCTCGCACGGGACGTCCATCCCGACGATGCGGAAGTTGTGCTTCACCGGGGTGTCCTCGTCGTTCACGACGACGAAGCGCACCCGCTCTCCCGGCCGGAAGGCCAGGGTGGGGTTCGACTCGTTGAAGGCGTACTCCTTCATGCTCATGACGACGGTCCGGACGGGGCCCGACGAGGCGTCGCGCTCCCGGCCGACGAAGGCCAGGGCCGCGCCCGCGAGGGCGACCACGAGGACCAGAGGGATCAGAACGCGTTTCATGCGGATCTCCAAGGCTCTGATGGAAGCATCGGCATCACGTCCATTTTCCTTTAGGCTAGCCTAAAAGTCAACTCCCGATGGTACCCTGTCGGGCGCGTCCGGAGGGCTCCGGCGGGAGCCCGGGGCGCCGACGAGGGAGGGGAGCCGTGCCGAGCATCACTCACGCGGTCGAGGATTACCTCAAGGCCATCTGGAAGCTGAGCCACGAGTCCGGAGGCGGGAAGGTCCCGGTCGGGGACATCGCCGCCTACCTCAAGATCTCCGCTCCCTCGGTGACCGGCATGGTCCAGAAGCTGAAGGGGATGGGGCTCCTCCGCTACACGCGGTACGGAGGCGTCTCCCTGACCCCGCGCGGACGGAGGATCGCGCTCGAGATCGTGCGCCATCACCGCTTG is a window encoding:
- a CDS encoding multicopper oxidase domain-containing protein, translating into MTSRARAGLLVLLIAAAAAAAFLLGPSRLIAQRPVPDPPSYDAGPLAQAARDHAIRALTEFDHGKVTKLRDGTSLREYVIEARHVEVEVAPGVRFPAWTFNGAIPGPSIRCTEGDSIRITFTNKGSMPHSMHFHGIHRSNMDGVFEQIVPGGTFLYEFRAEPFGLHLYHCHTMPVKMHLMRGLYGVFLIDPKTPRPPAREMVMVMNGFDTDLNGEDNEFYTVNGYANVFFRDHPIPVKQGELQRLYLVNMTELDLVNSMHTHATFFHVYPTGTSLTPSLYTDVITMGQAERAILEFTYPYPGRYLFHAHQNEFAELGWLGQFDVKSDEPRSANLP
- a CDS encoding cupredoxin domain-containing protein, with amino-acid sequence MKRVLIPLVLVVALAGAALAFVGRERDASSGPVRTVVMSMKEYAFNESNPTLAFRPGERVRFVVVNDEDTPVKHNFRIVGMDVPCERELLPGERREVTVTIPRSGEFAYTCCTHPGMGGKLVVAGR